The Scylla paramamosain isolate STU-SP2022 chromosome 42, ASM3559412v1, whole genome shotgun sequence genome has a segment encoding these proteins:
- the LOC135093185 gene encoding uncharacterized protein LOC135093185 encodes MKCKVSDSPSGVGRSRPGLVSSASPVSRLHKEDVASNTRTSKDDKSEGNILRRSSRRATIERRVWAIPKKVAKAPVPSIKEKTIQPKSSRKDREKKVQSTVQSKPPSKSKASPDAKRGLVMTEETGNARRKIKKKEGMQNVGDEVEDVSESGSEVVEMAETTSVSDVEDDAGVDDGVSLPERTLNSKKECSENSTSSGNSDSGTSDHVDSSENIVRTGLPLLAEAVVSLKDTSSRTLSSNPSRSDRGQEETLDTGEICLTKAVIEEVIPDFGNEGSYVSSSVSGECEVNTRNTQSTGQVFRNLEDVLGHSYSRLEQDCEVQDEAVTEQSPSQTNCASEETGTESEAPDIEAEDGGSEGVGDVTVHSEGEGEGEEGSKEGDQHTTDSCEAQLDIRLESENKDVKASRDESQEKSEKSDEDPAEAPGDNDNTTDLKTSDQAESVSSMTPDCLTMKSDSMPAENTDSESSKAGVAEVAEEEHVSLSVALAQLLDSGCGEAEGTETLTIHSVSPGVQAEQEERQEVVALELNSRGMVAEKTQEEIDDDEDEEGELVIKEEDDDGGDEESNAESEEDDELRKQAQDERKEDNLQDCLSVMNSTRFPELCKETRCDSDADQRTPSPSPTPTKLKKQIPPLIKINSRPPAIKTPLKCPECPMQFCTVRSLLWHFGYHGARSRENCLPPILLQDLIVPWDKPTVSLFISQAAEGEKNTEKIIASTEMSLAMSPSLDAAMKVDTASKQDLIMATQILKADDGMGTNGDVILKVPIPRLKPKSQGPSTFKKDKFINILPKISSDSQGSVTPAAPHLAKIRASSSPTPQITIHAQNNKPADVVTVKPQSSVPKITIRADSSSQQVHVKPKAPASAHSAVQIKPLITSSQSAVQIQPLLSSSQPAIQIQPLVSTSQSALQIQPLVSSSQSSLQIQPLVSTSQSALQIQPLVSSSQSALQIQPLVSSSQSGLQIQPLVSGTHAAVQPIASTTTKSSSGTSHIALIPVDNLTAVGQNFPSRSKTVPPSIRMMPPSPLPVKTAPSSMDGILEKDGLVMINSNLALRIVSSLPSTLESGTSTTTSTTTIRPIATHLTTNNNLTILPQVEGSKLSNSKKEGMKNPDILTIVPQIDVNKKVSLLKNAPPTANTQASVPKGSPASQVVKLYLLQPKDTKGKNGGDSTTKLGIPTEPSIGMNGLEVPLPLSNGNESNATSENGNSREQGTDEDEEVDDLDEEEEEGMVIDDERDGDEDVMDPLSLCAVTMEDENLDASNSSSHAEQFSADSAASSEDKVTIRKIVGKPKGKSNQGVDIVKYEARKYVCCYCNRRFGWSTDLKRHVILHTGEKPFQCKVCPTAFTRKFLLQNHMKRMHPDKCKMSDLWP; translated from the exons ATGAAGTGCAAAGTGAGTGACTCTCCAAGTGGGGTTGGAAGGTCCCGCCCTGGCCTCGTGAGCAGTGCCAGCCCAGTGTCTCGCCTGCACAAGGAGGATGTGGCCTCGAACACACGCACCAGCAAA gATGACAAGAGTGAAGGGAACATTCTCCGGAGGTCCTCACGAAGAGCCACCATTGAGCGTAGGGTGTGGGCTATACCAAAAAAAGTGGCTAAGGCTCCTGTGCCTAGCATCAAAGAGAAGACTATTCAGCCTAAGTCATCCCGGAAGGACAGGGAAAAGAAGGTACAAAGCACAGTGCAAAGCAAACCCCCTAGCAAGAGCAAGGCCTCACCAGACGCCAAAAGAGGCCTTGTTATGACAGAGGAAACAGGGAATGCtagaagaaagattaagaagaaagaggggatgCAGAATGTGGGTGACGAAGTGGAGGACGTGAGCGAGAGTGGTAGTGAAGTCGTGGAAATGGCAGAAACTACAAGTGTCAGTGATGTGGAGGATGATGCAGGAGTGGATGATGGCGTCAGCTTGCCAGAAAGAACACTGAACTCCAAGAAGGAATGCAGTGAAAACAGCACCAGTAGTGGGAATAGTGACAGTGGTACCAGTGATCATGTGGACAGCTCTGAAAACATCGTGCGGACAGGGCTTCCCCTCCTGGCTGAGGCTGTGGTCAGTTTGAAAGATACTTCCTCGAGAACTTTAAGCAGTAATCCTTCTAGAAGCGACAGAGGGCAGGAAGAAACACTAGACACTGGTGAAATATGTCTAACCAAAGCAGTCATAGAGGAGGTCATCCCAGACTTTGGGAACGAAGGCTCCTATGTCTCGAGTAGTGTCAGTGGCGAGTGTGAAGTGAATACCAGAAACACACAAAGTACAGGTCAGGTGTTCAGGAACCTTGAGGATGTTTTGGGTCACTCCTATAGCAGACTGGAGCAGGACTGTGAGGTGCAGGATGAAGCCGTGACTGAACAGAGTCCCTCGCAGACTAATTGTGCCAGTGAGGAGACTGGGACAGAAAGCGAGGCCCCGGATATTGAGGCAGAAGATGGGGGCAGCGAGGGGGTAGGGGATGTGACCGTTCATTCAGAaggggagggcgagggagaggagggaagtaaagaaggggACCAACACACCACAGACTCATGTGAGGCTCAGCTTGATATTAGACTAGAAAGTGAGAACAAAGATGTGAAGGCGAGCAGGGATGAAAGTCAGGAGAAGAGTGAGAAGAGTGATGAGGACCCTGCTGAAGCCCCAGGAGATAATGACAACACAACAGACCTTAAAACTTCTGATCAGGCAGAGAGTGTAAGTAGCATGACTCCGGACTGCTTGACCATGAAGTCCGACAGCATGCCTGCCGAAAACACAGACAGCGAGAGTAGCAAGGCAGGTGTGGCCGAGGTGGCAGAGGAGGAGCACGTTTCGTTGAGTGTGGCCCTGGCTCAGCTGCTCGACTCTGGCTGTGGCGAGGCAGAGGGCACAGAGACACTCACCATCCACTCGGTGTCTCCCGGCGTGCAGGCAGAGCAGGAGGAGCGGCAGGAAGTGGTGGCACTGGAACTGAACTCAAGag GTATGGTTGCTGAGAAGACCCAAGAGGagatagatgatgatgaagatgaggagggagagcTGGTCatcaaggaggaagatgatgacggTGGAGATGAGGAAAGCAATGCTGAGTCAGAGGAAGACGATGAACTCAGGAAACAAG CTCAagacgagaggaaggaggacaaCCTCCAGGACTGCCTGTCTGTGATGAACTCCACCAGATTCCCTGAGCTGTGCAAGGAAACAAGGTGTGACAGTGATGCAGACCAACGCACACCTTCCCCCTCACCCACTCCCACTAAGCTGAAGAAACAGATTCCTCCTCTCATCAAAATCAACTCTCGTCCTCCTG ccATCAAAACTCCGTTGAAGTGTCCAGAATGTCCCATGCAATTCTGCACTGTGCGTTCCCTCTTGTGGCACTTTGGATATCACGGAGCAAGATCTCGGGAGAATTGTTTGCCCCCAATCCTGTTGCAAGACCTTATTGTTCCGTGGGACAAACCAACTGTCTCCCTTTTTATATCTCAAGCTGCAGAAGGtgagaaaaacacagaaaaaatcaTTGCCTCCACAGAGATGTCATTAGCAATGTCACCTTCCCTTGATGCTGCAATGAAGGTAGACACAGCCAGCAAACAAGATCTGATAATGGCAACCCAGATTCTCAAAGCAGACGATGGCATGGGGACCAATGGGGATGTCATCCTCAAGGTCCCTATCCCAAGGCTGAAACCCAAGTCCCAGGGCCCTTCTACATTTAAGAAAGACAAGTTTATCAACATCCTGCCCAAGATAAGTAGTGACAGTCAGGGCTCCGTCACACCTGCTGCTCCCCACCTGGCCAAGATAAGGGCATCCAGCTCCCCCACACCACAGATAACAATACATGCACAGAACAACAAGCCTGCAGATGTTGTGACTGTCAAACCCCAATCATCTGTCCCAAAGATCACCATAAGGGCTGACAGCTCATCTCAGCAGGTCCATGTCAAACCCAAAGCACCAGCATCAGCACACTCTGCAGTACAAATCAAACCTCTCATAACATCCTCACAATCTGCAGTCCAAATTCAgcccctcctttcttcatcccaGCCAGCAATTCAGATCCAGCCTCTGGTGTCGACATCACAGTCAGCTCTCCAAATCCAGCCTCTTGTGTCATCATCCCAGTCATCGCTGCAGATCCAACCCCTTGTGTCCACATCTCAGTCAGCACTACAGATTCAACCTTTAGTGAGCTCCTCACAATCAGCACTACAAATACAacctcttgtctcctcctcacAGTCAGGACTCCAGATACAACCTCTGGTCTCCGGCACCCATGCTGCTGTTCAGCCCATTGCATCCACCACAACCAAGTCTTCATCAGGCACCAGTCACATTGCCTTAATTCCAGTTGATAACCTCACTGCAGTGGGACAGAACTTCCCTTCAAGATCCAAGACAGTTCCTCCTTCAATCAGAATGATGCCACCCTCTCCACTGCCAGTGAAAACAGCACCAAGCTCAATGGATGGCATCCTGGAGAAGGATGGGTTGGTTATGATTAATTCAAACCTTGCACTACGTATTGTCTCCTCTCTACCCAGTACCCTTGAGAGTGGTACCagcactaccacctccaccactaccatccgACCTATTGCCACTCAtctcaccacaaacaacaaccttaccatCCTGCCACAGGTTGAGGGCAGCAAGCTCAGTAACTCTAAGAAGGAGGGCATGAAAAATCCAGACATCCTCACCATTGTACCACAAATTGATGTCAACAAGAAGGTCTCCCTCTTAAAGAATGCACCACCTACCGCCAACACCCAAGCATCTGTTCCTAAAGGTTCTCCTGCATCTCAGGTTGTGAAGCTATACCTCCTGCAGCCAAAAGATACCAAAGGCAAGAATGGAGGAGACAGTACAACAAAGCTGGGCATCCCCACAGAGCCATCCATTGGGATGAATGGCCTGGAGGTGCCGCTGCCTCTCTCCAATGGCAATGAGAGCAATGCCACCAGTGAGAATGGGAATTCAAGAGAGCAGGGAacggatgaagatgaggaagttGATGActtagatgaagaggaggaggaaggaatggtgaTTGATGATGAGAGAGACGGGGACGAGGATGTCATGGACCCCCTCAGCCTGTGTGCTGTGACCATGGAGGATGAGAACCTGGATGCCTCAAACAGCTCCAGCCACGCAGAGCAGTTTAGTGCTGACTCAGCTGCCTCATCTGAGGACAAGGTCACCATTAGAAAAATAGTGGGGAAACCAAAAGGAAAGAGTAACCAGGGTGTGGACATCGTGAAATATGAGGCAAGAAAGTATGTCTGCTGCTACTGCAATAGAAGGTTTGGCTGGTCAACAGACCTGAAGCGACATGTCATCCTCCACACAGGAGAAAAACCCTTCCAGTGCAAGGTTTGTCCCACCGCATTTACCCGAAAATTCCTTCTCCAGAACCACATGAAAAGAATGCACCCGGACAAGTGCAAAATGTCAGACTTGTGGCCTTAG
- the LOC135093187 gene encoding large ribosomal subunit protein uL10m-like, whose translation MSVTQVSRLLPVRNPIITAVRTRTRTPNISRPAVPHFTRAVVLELIKPIYKKKDESIHPREKCRRRLKAIEGETKQVNPYEQILANEFREKIENAKLVAIFHMLPTTEAGLTAARLQLIKLDLRYVKHNNTIMRLAFTGTKHEALLSLYKSTTCTFVGDELAVAKLLKIQKKLSCLVLLGGIVEGRFMSVKDLEHYASLPSLHTLQAQLVSILGTPAQQLSQNLSANQMELSSALSRYADDTKPEGDPKPEGDSEASPSP comes from the exons ATGTCTGTGACTCAAGTCAGCCGGCTTTTACCTGTGAGGAATCCAATCATAACAGCTGTGAGAACCAGGACAAGAACTCCTAACATAAGTAGGCCAGCAGTGCCCCATTTCACACGTGCTGTGGTCCTTGAGCTGATAAAACCCATctacaagaagaaagatgagagcaTCCACCCAAGGGAAAAGTGCAGGAGGAGGCTAAAGGCTATTGAGGGAGAGACGAAGCAG gttaacCCTTATGAGCAAATCCTAGCCAATGAATTCcgggagaaaatagaaaatgccAAGCTTGTCGCAATATTCCACATGCTTCCCACAACAGAAGCAGGGCTGACTGCAGCTCGATTGCAGCTCATCAAGCTTGATTTGAGATACGTAAAACATAATAATACG ATTATGAGACTTGCTTTCACTGGTACTAAACATGAGGCACTCTTAAGCCTGTATAAGTCCACCACTTGTACTTTTGTTGGTGATGAACTTGCTGTGGCGAAG TTGCTGAAGATTCAGAAGAAGTTAAGCTGTCTAGTATTGCTTGGTGGTATTGTGGAAGGAAGGTTCATGAGTGTGAAGGACCTGGAGCACTATGCCAGCCTGCCATCTCTACATACCCTCCAGGCACAGCTTGTCAGCATCCTTGGCACCCCAGCCCAGCAACTCTCTCAAAATCTCTCTGCCAATCAG ATGGAGCTGTCTTCTGCCCTGTCTCGCTATGCTGATGACACAAAGCCTGAAGGTGACCCAAAGCCTGAGGGTGACTCCGAGGCCTCACCCAGCCCGTAG